In Vespula vulgaris chromosome 10, iyVesVulg1.1, whole genome shotgun sequence, the following are encoded in one genomic region:
- the LOC127066717 gene encoding uncharacterized protein LOC127066717 isoform X1, producing MRFVGREKFSNRPRSPAQFDPREASPFCKYVALSLLCVKKFSGSATMLEAPPGSREDLVEAARTPCTPTDLDTMLYGYTNSIYVLDHTPESLPDMDMLQLFASPAGRALLSNDNRPRGSTSTSSLSRESSSRLKSGRRPSGTGTVSAPTSPPRQRKSSAELYKEAVEILGLTCSLTDSCRCIDCQSNYFDCDDDCGDARTELAAGTPILLDHALSHPLTCSIQ from the exons ATGAGATTCgttggaagagaaaaattttccaaCCGACCTCGATCGCCCGCCCAATTCGACCCTCGAGAAGCTTCGCCCTTTTGTAAATACGTAG CGTTGAGCCTGCTGTGCGTAAAGAAATTCTCCGGGAGTGCGACGATGCTGGAGGCTCCACCCGGAAGTCGCGAAGATCTCGTGGAAGCGGCAAGAACTCCATGTACGCCTACAG ATCTGGACACGATGTTGTACGGATACACAAACAGCATATACGTGCTGGACCACACTCCGGAATCCTTGCCG GACATGGATATGCTGCAGCTATTCGCGTCGCCGGCAGGACGAGCACTTCTCAGTAACGACAATCGGCCGAGAGGATCTACGTCGACCTCCTCCTTGTCTCGAGAATCCTCCTCGAGGTTGAAGAGCGGCAGAAGACCATCGGGAACCGGTACGGTCAGCGCGCCTACTTCACCGCCGAGGCAAAGAAAGTCGAGCGCGGAGCTTTACAAGGAGGCCGTAGAAATTCTTGGACTCACCTGTTCTCTGACCGACAGTTGCCGATGCATCGATTGTCAG AGCAACTACTTCGACTGCGACGACGATTGCGGCGATGCAAGGACGGAATTGGCCGCCGGCACTCCCATACTGCTCGATCACGCTTTGTCGCATCCGTTGACATGTTCCATACAGTAG
- the LOC127066717 gene encoding uncharacterized protein LOC127066717 isoform X2 produces MLEAPPGSREDLVEAARTPCTPTDLDTMLYGYTNSIYVLDHTPESLPDMDMLQLFASPAGRALLSNDNRPRGSTSTSSLSRESSSRLKSGRRPSGTGTVSAPTSPPRQRKSSAELYKEAVEILGLTCSLTDSCRCIDCQSNYFDCDDDCGDARTELAAGTPILLDHALSHPLTCSIQ; encoded by the exons ATGCTGGAGGCTCCACCCGGAAGTCGCGAAGATCTCGTGGAAGCGGCAAGAACTCCATGTACGCCTACAG ATCTGGACACGATGTTGTACGGATACACAAACAGCATATACGTGCTGGACCACACTCCGGAATCCTTGCCG GACATGGATATGCTGCAGCTATTCGCGTCGCCGGCAGGACGAGCACTTCTCAGTAACGACAATCGGCCGAGAGGATCTACGTCGACCTCCTCCTTGTCTCGAGAATCCTCCTCGAGGTTGAAGAGCGGCAGAAGACCATCGGGAACCGGTACGGTCAGCGCGCCTACTTCACCGCCGAGGCAAAGAAAGTCGAGCGCGGAGCTTTACAAGGAGGCCGTAGAAATTCTTGGACTCACCTGTTCTCTGACCGACAGTTGCCGATGCATCGATTGTCAG AGCAACTACTTCGACTGCGACGACGATTGCGGCGATGCAAGGACGGAATTGGCCGCCGGCACTCCCATACTGCTCGATCACGCTTTGTCGCATCCGTTGACATGTTCCATACAGTAG